A single window of Desulfovibrio psychrotolerans DNA harbors:
- a CDS encoding LysO family transporter — MFLEVGCIVAGIPLGYALRRREKVIYTVDKLTMWAIYGLLFLLGVSLGSDAELIRQLGTIGAQAFAISLSCLAGSVAAVWLLDRFILRGRLDER, encoded by the coding sequence GTGTTTCTGGAAGTAGGCTGCATTGTCGCTGGCATCCCGCTTGGCTATGCCTTACGCAGGCGGGAAAAGGTGATTTACACCGTAGACAAGCTGACCATGTGGGCCATATACGGCCTGCTCTTCCTGCTGGGCGTCTCTCTGGGCTCCGATGCGGAACTCATTCGCCAGCTTGGCACCATCGGCGCGCAGGCGTTTGCCATAAGCCTGAGCTGCCTTGCAGGCAGCGTTGCCGCCGTATGGTTGCTGGATCGCTTTATTCTGCGGGGGCGGCTGGATGAAAGGTAG